The Procambarus clarkii isolate CNS0578487 chromosome 68, FALCON_Pclarkii_2.0, whole genome shotgun sequence genomic interval CTACAGGACCATGTATGACTACCCACAGGGCCATGTATGACTACCCACAGGGCCATGTATGACTACCTACAGGGCCATGTATGACTACCCACAGGACCATGTATGACTACCCACAGGACCATGTATGACTACCCACAGGACCATGTATGACTACCCACAGGACCATGTATGACTACCCACAGGGCCATGTATAACTACCTACAGGACCATGTATGACTACCTACATGGCCATGTATAACTACCCACAGGGCCATGTATAACTACCCACAGGACCATGTATGACTACCTACAGGGCCATGTATAACTACCTACAGGACCATGTATGACTACCCACAGGGCCATGTATGACTACCTACAGGGCCATGTATGACTACCTACAGGATCATGTATGACTACCTACAGGGCCATGTATGACTACCTACAGGGCCATGTATGACTACCTACAGGGCCATGTATAACTACCTACAGGGCCATGTATAACTACCTACAGGACCATGTATGACTACCTACAGGGCCATATATGACTACCCACAGGGCCATGTATGACTACCTACAGGGCCATGTATGACTACCTACAGGACCATGTATGACTACCCACAGGATCATGTATGACTACCCACAGGATCATGTATGACTACCTACAGGGCCATGTATGACTACCTACAGGACCATGTATGACTACCTACAGGACCATGTATGACTACCTACAGGACCATGTATGACTACCTACAGGACCATGTATGACTACCCACAGGATCATGTATGACTACCTACAGGGCCATGTATAACTACCTACAGGACCATGTATGACTACCCACTGAATGTTATATTTGATAAATGTTATCTAAACCTTATCTAAGACACTAGTGTCATTAGTTCGTTCACCCTTGCACATTTGACCATTTATCTTGACTTAAACACTTGACATTCACAATACGAAACAATACGCAATAAGTCGCAATAGAGTGAGAGAGGCGGCCACGTGAAGGAtgacggcatttggtcacattaacGAGGCTGGCTggtgtttaataaatatataaacgagTGAATGGTGAATACATTTTTGTATgatgaataaatgaataaattaaAACGCTCGGCCACTGGATATTTCACATTATTAATAGAATAAAATTCCTTATTAAACAGGAAGTTAGACCCGATATATCAAGTGATATGCGTGATGTCAGCCCCGGTGGTGGTTGTCAGCCCCGGTGGTGGTTGTCAGCCCCGGTGGTGGTTGTCAGCCCCGGTGGTAGTTGTCAGCCCCGGTGGTGGTTGTCAGCCCCGGTGGTAGTTGTCAGCCCCGGTGGTGGTTGTCAGCCCCGGTGGTGGTTGTCAGCCCCGGTGGTGGTTGTCAGCCCCGGTGGTGGTTGTCAGCCCCGGTGGTGGTTGTCAGCCCCGGTGGTGGTTGTCAGCCCCGGTGGTGGTTGTCAGCCCCGGTGGTAGTTGTCAGCCCCGGTGGTAGTTGTCAGCCTCGGTGGTAGTTGTCAGCCCCGGTGGTAGTTGTCAGCCCCGGTGGTAGTTGTCAGCCCCGGTGGTAGTTGTCAGCCCCGGTGGTAGTTGTCAGCCTCGGTGGTAGTTGTCAGCCCCGGTGGTAGTTGTCAGCCCCGGTGGTAGTTGTCAGCCCCGGTGGTAGTTGTCAGCCCCGGTGGTGGTTGTCAACCCCGGTGGTGGTTGTCAGCCCCGGTGGTAGTTGTCAGCCCCGGTGGTAGTTGTCAGCCCCGGTGGTAGTTGTCAGCCCCGGTGGTAGTTGTCAGCCCCGGTGGTAGTTGTCAGCCCCGGTGGTAGTTGTCAGCCCCGGTGGTGGTTGTCAGCCCCGGTGGTAGTTGTCAGCCCCGGTGGTAGTTCTCAGCCCCGGTGGTAGTTGTCAGCCCCGGTGGTGGTTGTCAGCCCCGGTGGTGGTTGTCAGCCCCGGTGGTAGTTGTCAGCCCCGGTGGTGGTTGTCAGCCCCGGTGGTGGTTGTCAGCCCCGGTGGTAGTTGTCAGCCCCGGTtatggtggccgtcagccccggttatggtggccgtcagccccggttatggtggccgtcagccccggTGGTGGTTGTCAGCCCCGGTGGTGGTTGTCAGCCCCGGTGGTAGTTGTCAGCCCCGGTGGTAGTTGTCAGCCCCGGTtatggtggccgtcagccccggttatggtggccgtcagccccggTTATGGTGGCAGTCCCGGTGGCTTTCCGTAACATAGGAAATGTTACCAAAAGTTGTACATGTTTAGATGGAAATAATCCCTAAAGTTGATTGTGACTACATAATGACATGTCTTGGTAAGTTTACCACAAACTGTAGTGTAACTGTTACTAGTGCTAGTGGTATAGTGACTATTTATTTAATAAACGAAGAACAATGAAGtgataaattgaaattgaaataagtttattgaggtaaaatacacacaaagggatgaggtagctcaagctattctcaccccgttcagtacatcgtgttaatacatacatagacacacatcacaaacaataaacatattaccgaacattctgagaaccTTCTGAATGAAGTGAGAGTTCATTTAATGTATAAAGAATTCCTAGAGAGTATCCTTCTTACATAAAGACCCCAGGGAGGATATTATTGATgaatcagaatattctttgtagtTTCAAGATGTCATGAGAATATCATTTGTAGCAGAAAGATGTCTTAGGAAGtataaatgttaattaaaatGATCTTAGAATGTGTTATTGCTGTGTAAAGACGTCTTGGAGAGATTCTTTAACGATCGAAGATGTTTAGAGAGAATCCTTCTTACGTAAATATGACACAGAGAGAGTGTTTTAATGCTTGAGGAGTATTCTTAATGTTTCCGAGATTACCTTTGGTAACATTGATGTCTTTGAGATTATTTTTGCTGTCTCCAAGTGTATTCTTAATGTCTCTTGAATGTAACATTGATGACTCGATTAGTTTTTTTGATGCCTTTGATTGCAACCTTGATGTCTTTAAGAATGTCTTTAATGACTCTGAGTGCATCATTGATGTGTCTGAAATTATctctgatgtctctgagaataacgttTGATGGCATAAATAGTATACTTAATGTCTTTGTTATAGGAGCATAAAGATGACACAAGAGTTTCATCTGACGAGTAAAGATGTCTCGGAGAGCATCTTTAGTTTAGAAATATTATGAAGAAATTACCTTTGTCTATTTTCAATTGAGTGAAGAgtgattttagttaagaaatattAAGAAAAGATTGTTTCAGTAAATTTGTTACTGCATAAAGTGTAGTtttgtttaagaacagtgttgataaGGAATATTACGTTGATAAAgaaattgaatgacatagttgattgcaaataaaACTTGGTAAATGACTAAAATAAATACTTTGTAATAATTTGTAAATAACTAAAtaatgtgtaaatatgtaaatttgAAAAACTAAATAATTTGTAAATAACTAAATAACTTGCAAATAACTAAATAACTTGTAAATAACTAAATAATTTGTAAATAACTTGTAAATAACTAATTTGTAAATAGGTCAATGAATTGTAACTAAATTTGTTAGTGTAACAGATATACAGTTGAAAATAgataacagtgaactatttactgAATGCCAGAAACAGTTGTACATTTTGCTTTAAAAAAACACAGGAACTTGTAAGACTATGAAAAGATAAGATGATCATGTGGGTGAACATGAGTTGAACatgcagagaacatgaaaacataaaaAAATATACAGAGTAAACAAAGAatgaagaacgaagttgggaagaACATGCTAAGAACATTCTGAGAAGGTGTAAGAACTGCCTGAGAACACGATTAATGTGTGTAAGAAATTTTAAGAACTTTCTGAGAACGTGTAAGAATATTCTGAGAACAAGAATAACGTGTAacaagttgtacagagaacatgtgaaaatttgaagaacatggagagaaCACACAAATATGGAAAGAATATGGAAAGAATATGtcaagagtagagagagagagatgttgactagaccacacactagaaagtgaagggacgacgaagtttcggtccgtcctggaccattttcaacacttcagccacgttattgtgactcctcgtctgcatagagAGATGTTGCGTATTTACACTCGaggattgttgttgttatagattcaactaagaacaagttccaagtagtacaggctatggtgagcccgtagcttacctggcacaggagcggggcaagtagcacgggctatggtgagcccgtagcttacctggcacaggagcggggcaagtagcacgggctatggtgagcccgtagcttacctggcacaggtgccGTGCTGTGTCAGTACTCTCGAGAACTGACACAATGTGGTAAGATTAGTGGTAATAGATGCTATTGAAGTTCTTGAGGAGCAGAGTTGAGAAGGGGatctggggagggggggtggagttTGGGAAGATAAGGGCGTGGGGACTGGGGGaagtagggggtgagggagggggaagagataaGGGTGCAGGGTTGCgtgtgacggggggggggagggagtgggtgTGGCGCCGGTGAGATGATTAAGGGggaggtagttgtggtggggggggggggatagggggggggaaggggaaataTATGGGGGGCTGGGAgctatggggtgaggggggtagggggTAGCTTGGGGTGGTTGATAAAGGAGGAGATAAGGGAGCGAACGAATGCGGAAggacatgaagggagggagggataaggAATGTGTGACAGGTTATCTTCACAGGAGTATTGAGGATAAGGTTAAGACTTGTGTTTTACTTTGATAGCGTGACAGGCAGGAGCTggtctattgttgttgttgttctggaACACTACGTGTTGGTTAACACTGAACTAAGTCGGTGGACAAAAGTTAGATCTTGGTAACACTGTTTTCTTTTCTTATTAAGTCTGAATTACACCAGTTTTAAATTATGTGAGGATTGTACTGTTATTAGCGAAGTTACGGGagtgaactaaggcggaggacaggaGACACAGCTCGGTTACTGCTTTGATCCCATTTACTACGTCCGAAATGCAACGGTTTTAAATCTCAGGGAAAATTATCTATTAATAACGAAGTTGTAGGAGTAAACTGAGGCGCGGGACGGGAGCTGAAACTCGGTAACACTCTTGATCATATTTACTGCGTCCGAAATATAACTGTTTTAAATCTAAGGGAAATTGGTCTGTTATTAGCGAAGTAGTATGACTAGACTAAGATTGGGGACGGGAGCTGAAACTCCATAACGCTTTGATCATATTTACTACGTCAGAAATAtagcagtgataaatttcaggggaTTTGGTTAGATACTAACAAAGTTACGAGTGATCTAAGGCAGGGACAAGAGCCGGAGCTCGGTATCTGGTTTGATCtattttactacgtctgaaatatgactgttttaaATTGGGCTAAAATTTGGCAACTAGTAGCAAAACTATACATATTAACGTATAATGCCAGGTCCAAGAACTAACATCTGATACTAGGAAATACTTTCTTTTAAAATACTTCCTAAAGACCGTAGAGTTTATTTTTCTTTATTAGAACTCTTTACGGCCACAACGAGGACTGAAACTCTGACAAAATTGTACCCCGTTTCAAACGGGGTACAGCATAGCGTGTATATTTTCTAGATAAGAATTcaataacaaacttctatgaatatAGTCTCTGAAAATGGGAACTCTGTGAACCTCTTGAAAAGGGTTGAGGCGCATCACGGGACTCTGAACACTCGACCCCTGAGAGGGGCGGCGGCTTAGCGCACAGTGTTGACACAACCAAAATGTCCGAGCTAAGGTGTCGTCCCCACTACCCACACCTGCTGGTCCCTGGTGTGGTGCTACATACCTGCAGGTTCCTGGTGTGGTGCAACACTCTAGGGGTAGTGGCAGCAGGTGGCGGGGGTAGTGGCAGCAGGTGGCGGGGGTAGTGGCAGCAGGTGGCGGGTGTAGTGGCAGCAGGTGGCAGGTGTAGTGGCAGCAGGTggcaggtgtagtggtggctggtgtagtggcagcaggtggtggcaggtgtagtggtggcaggtgtagtggcagcaggtggcaggtgtagtggcagcaggtggcaggtgtagtggtggcaggtgtagtggcagcaggtggtggcaggtgtagtggtggcaggtgtagtggcagcaggtggcaggtgttagtggtggctggtgtagtggtggcaggtGTACCCCGGACTAACCACTACCTCCCCCACAGATCGCCTCCACGCTGCACGATCAACTGAGTCTGTACTTCGTGTACAAGCAGCACAAGAAGACCATCGGCTCCCTCATCTCCATCAACCTCCCGGGCAAGATCAAACCTTTCCTCCAGGTtagtaaccacacacacacacacacacacacacacacacacacacacacacagtcactaagAGTGTTGTCTGTTACAGGTAATCTCCAACCTCAAGTCTCAGCATCTCAACTTCTTCTACCACATCAAGGAGGACGCCAAGACCCACCAGGCCTCCTTCAAGCTCCCGGATAAGGTAggttgtgccaccaccaccactctgcacGCCCTGCCCGACTACCCCACCAGTCTTAAGCCCCCGGGGTAGTAACCCCAACCCGCCTGGGTGGGGGTTTAATCTATTTTATTATTACACAacaaattaagtttacatttaaaTATAAATAGCAAAGGTAAGGCAGTCAAAAGGTTTTTTTTTAATCCGCTTggatttttttaaattaaaaaatccAACCCGGGTGTTAATTTTGGATGGTTCCTACTGTACACCTTGTTACCCGCACTGCACACTGTAATCCTCACTCCACACTCATACAATATGCTCCATAATCCACACTACCCACTTCATAATCCCCCCACTACCCACTTCATAATCCCCCCACTACCCACTTCATAATCCCCCCACTACCCACTTCATAATCcccactacctacctacctatctataCCCACCTACCGTCTCGCCCGCCTAATGCCCAAACCTTAATCTTACATCCCTATCCACCATCTTGCCTATTAGTCCATCCACTCATATACTTAACTTCCCATATCTCTACCTTCCTACCTACTGACCTAACCTCCTACCTACAAACCTACCGACCTATAGGAAAGGTTACCTGTACGAAAGTATAGGGCACCGTCTTCCCTATCAACGCGCATACCCACCTACCTATCAACCTACCCACGTAAGACTGTGTCAGAACGTCTATGGTCGGTGTAGCTGTCAATATATTTCGGTGttgttgcatgtgtgtgtgtgtagagagaaaGTGTAATTAAGAATCGCTATTTCACCAGCTACTTGCCTTTCCAAGTAGCatatttcttaaattttttaATGTTCAAATTGTACTATTTCTGCTTTGATAATATATCTGTTTTTCTTTTGCATGAGTTATCGCTGTCTGTTTAATGTTTAACTCCCTGTTTCCGTGTTCTTTGATGGTGTGGGAGGCGGTGGCTATTATATATTAATGTGGGCTGGCAtataggcaggcagggagggaattgtcaggagaaagcgccaagccattacgactatatagcactgggaagggggtcaggataaggatttggtatgggacggggggaaggaatggtgtccaaccacatggacggtcggggattggtcgccgacctgcatgaagcgacctCTCTGGCGTATTCCATCTtatctttgtgtgtgtggtgtgtgtgtgtgtgtgtgtgtgtgtgtgtgtgtgtgtgtgtgtgtggtgtgtgtggtgtgtgtggtgtgtactcacctatttgtactcacctatttgtgcttgcgggggttgagctttggctctttggtcccgcctctcaactgtcaatcaactggtgtacagattcctgagcctactgggctccatcatatctacatttaaaactgtgtatggagtcagcctccaccacatcactgcctaatgcattccatccgttaactactctgacactgaaaaagttccttctaacgtctctgtggctcatgtgagtactcagtttccacctgtgtccccttgttcgcgtcccaccagtgttgaatagtttatccttgtttacccggtcgattcctctgaggattttgtaggttgtgatcatgtctccccttactcttctgtcttccagtgtcgtaaggtgcatttcccgcagcctttcctcgtaactcatgcctcttagttttgggactagtctagtggcgtacctttggactttttccagcttcgtcttgtgcttgacaaggtacgggctccatgctggggccgcatactccaggattggtcttacatatgtggtgtacaagattctgaatgattccttacacaggttcctgaacgctgttctgatgttagccagcctcgcatatgccgcagacgttattctttttatgtgggcttcaggagacaggtttggtgtgatatcaactcctagatctttctctctgttcgtttcattaagtacttcatctcctattctgtatcctgtgtttggcctcctatttccaccacctagtttcattactttgcatttactcgggttgaacttcaacagccatttgttggaccattcactcagtctgtctaggtcatcttgtagcctcctgctatcgtcctcagtttcaatcctcctcataatttttgcatcatcggcaaacattgagagaaacgattctataccctctggaagatcatttacatatatcagaaacagtataggtccaaggactgacccctgcggtactccactcgtaacgtctcgccaatctgagacctcacccctcacactgactcgttgtctcctgttacttaggtactcctgtatccaacggagtaccttccctttcactccagcctgcatctccagtttttttcactagcctcttgtgtggcactgtgtcaaaggctttctgacaatccaaaaatatgcagtctgcccacctttctctttcttgccttatttttgttgcctggtcgtagaattcaagtaaccctgtgagacaggacctgccatccctgaatccatgttgatgctgtgttacaaagttctttcgctccagatgttccactagctttcttcgcacaatcttctccatcaacttgcatggtatgcaggttagggacactggtctgtaattcagtgcctcctgtctatcccctttcttgtatatcgggactacgttagctgctttccaaatttctgcagttcccctgttgccagtgatttgttatacaccatggagagtgggaggcacagttcttctgctccttcctttagtatccaaggggagattccatctggacctatagcctttgtcacatccaattctagtaaacacttccttacttccccgctggtaatctcaaactcttccagtggttcctggttagctattccctctcttatctctgggatttctccttgctctaaggtgaagacctcctggaatttcttattcagttcctcacacacttccttgtcgtttgttgtgaatccttctgcccctaaccttaatttcataacctgttcctttactgttgtttttctcctgatgtggctatgcagcaatttaggctgagtctttgccttgcttgcgatgtcattttcgtattgtctttctgcctctcttctcatcctaacatattcattcctattcattcctgtgtgtgtgtgtgtgtgtgtgtgtgtgtaggcgcaTGTAGGGTTGGCCTAACTTATGTAGTGTGGTTGCGTCCCGAGGTTGGTTGCTCATGTGCTGGCCTGCGACAGGTCGGGTGGACGTGGACGCGACTGTTGATCAGCGTCAACCAGACAGACGTGCGCGTGTGGGTCAACTGCGCCGACTACGACAAGCAGCGGCTGGCCGGCCACATCGACCTCCAGATCCCCGAGAGCGGTCTTATCTATTTTCGCCAGGAGCCCGGACTTAAGAACAAGCTGATCGTGAGTACCAGCGGGACTTTTTGGTCTTGGGAGCCACAGAGTCATGGTGGGACTCTGTGGTCTTGGGGGCCCAAGAGCCATGGTGGGACTCTGTGGTCTTGGGGGCCCTAGAGCCATGGTTGGACTCTGTGGTCTTGGGAGCCACAGAGTCATGGTGGGACTCTTACAGTGGTCCGGGTTCTTCACCATGTGTGGTGTAGCGTGGTGAGTGACTCACACGGAGGACAGGTGTATGTTCTCTGATCAAAGGAGCAGTGTTGAATGTTTATATTCACATATATCATATATTATGCTGGCAGGCAATGGTTTTTGTTGCCTTATGTTTTAAATGCTTGTATTTTTTTGATTGAGAATAGGCATAGCAGGTTTATTCATATTGAATTATTTGTGATGAGTTTCATAAtgcatttatttttttcattatatAAATTTTTTGGTGATACAAGCCCTTTCtgtttttgtctgtgtgtgtctctctctgtctctgtctctctctgtctctctctctgtctctctctctgtctctctctctgtctctctctctgtctctctctctgtctctctctctgtctctctctctgtctctctctctgtctctctctctgtctctctctctgtctctctctctgtctctctctttctgtctctctctttctgtctctctctctgtctctctctttctgtctctctctttctgtctctctctttctgtctctctctttctgtctctctctttctgtctctctctttctgtctctctctttctgtctctctctttctgtctctctctttctgtctctctctttctgtctctctctttctgtctctctctttctgtctctctctttctgtctctctctttctgtctctctctttctgtctctctctttctgtctctctctttctgtctctctctttctgtctctctctttctgtctctctctttctgtctctctttctgtctctctttctgtctctctctctctgtctctctctctctgtctctctctctctgtctctctctctctgtctctctctttctgtctctctctttctgtctctctctttctgtctctctctttctgtctctctctttctgtctctctctttctgtctctctctttctgtctctctctttctgtctctctctttctgtctctctctttctgtctctctctttctgtctctctctttctgtctctctctctctgtctctctctctctgtctctctctctctctctctctctctctctctctctctctctctctctctctctctgtctctctctctctgtctctctctctctgtctctctctctgtctctctctctctctctctctctgtctctctctgtctctctctctgtctctctctgtctctctctctgtctctctctctgtctctctctgtctctctctctgtctctctctctgtctctctctctgtctctctctctgtctctctctctgtctctctctctgtctctctctctgtctctctctctgtctctctctctgtctctctctctctgtctctctctctctgtctctctctgtctgtctctctctctgtctctccctctcccctctgagCTAGTCACCTGCCgctccacacacacagtggacCTGCGCACCAGTAACGAGTGTATGT includes:
- the LOC123774662 gene encoding kielin/chordin-like protein; protein product: MENDMDWERQLTGGLVCSTEWDILQLLSINGSQTGVSAARGPIPDTPAWRLRALYDNIQLDSSTVPKIASTLHDQLSLYFVYKQHKKTIGSLISINLPGKIKPFLQVISNLKSQHLNFFYHIKEDAKTHQASFKLPDKVGWTWTRLLISVNQTDVRVWVNCADYDKQRLAGHIDLQIPESGLIYFRQEPGLKNKLIGSIQMAKLMNYSENDRVWNCSYDSQFGPGWRPPLIG